A genomic window from Salvia miltiorrhiza cultivar Shanhuang (shh) chromosome 5, IMPLAD_Smil_shh, whole genome shotgun sequence includes:
- the LOC130986212 gene encoding probable serine/threonine-protein kinase WNK11: protein MASDVGDEDKEAFVEVDPTGRYGRYEELLGAGAVKKVYRAFDQEEGIEVAWNQVKLRNLSDNEGMINRLYSEVGLLRKLRNKNIISLYSVWRDERRNTLNFITEVCTSGNLREYRKKHKHVSTKALKKWSRQILKGLDYLHTHEPCIIHRDLNCSNVFMNGNIGQVKIGDFGLAVTVGRSHVAHSVIGTPEFMAPELYDEDYTELIDIYSFGMCLLELVTLELPYSECENVAKIYRKVTSGLRPEAMKKVKDPEVLAFIEKCLAQPRARPSASNLLKDPFFDGIYDDDDEEKADE, encoded by the exons ATGGCTAGTGATGTGGGCGATGAAGATAAGGAAGCATTCGTGGAGGTTGATCCGACCGGTCGTTACGGGCGGTATGAGGAGCTGCTGGGCGCAGGGGCCGTGAAGAAAGTGTATAGAGCCTTCGACCAAGAAGAAGGCATCGAGGTGGCGTGGAACCAAGTTAAACTACGCAATTTGAGCGATAACGAGGGCATGATCAACCGCCTGTATTCGGAGGTTGGATTACTGCGGAAGCTGAGGAACAAGAATATCATCTCCTTGTACTCGGTGTGGCGGGACGAGAGGAGGAATACGCTAAATTTCATCACCGAGGTTTGCACATCGGGAAATTTGAGGGAGTACAGGAAGAAGCACAAGCACGTTTCCACAAAGGCTTTGAAGAAGTGGTCGAGGCAGATACTCAAGGGCTTGGACTATTTGCATACTCATGAGCCTTGCATCATTCACCGAGATCTCAATTGCAGCAATGTCTTCATGAATGGCAACATTGGTCAG GTTAAAATTGGTGACTTTGGCTTGGCAGTTACAGTTGGGAGAAGTCACGTGGCTCATTCAGTGATAGGGACACCAGAGTTCATGGCACCCGAACTGTACGATGAAGACTACACGGAGCTAATAGATATATATTCATTTGGCATGTGCTTGCTTGAGCTGGTGACTCTAGAGTTGCCATACAGCGAATGTGAGAATGTTGCCAAGATTTACAGAAAGGTAACATCCGGGCTGAGGCCAGAAGCCATGAAAAAGGTTAAGGACCCGGAGGTGCTAGCATTCATCGAGAAGTGTCTAGCTCAGCCGAGGGCTAGACCTTCCGCTTCCAATCTCCTCAAGGACCCGTTTTTTGATGGAATTTATGATGATGACGATGAAGAAAAAGCTGATGAGTAG
- the LOC130986213 gene encoding probable inactive receptor kinase At2g26730, translating to MRRYQILQKIGKLIKNLAHKRSNCTRLIMRLATQKTAILEEEEDHPKSSLTTWQVWSLFTLGVLMILLLAGLILKWRRRKESNCKEDESSTKDMEMMMKPSELVFFVEQEEWFKVEELLEGVAELRTQGFCSSLYVVRLNNGAVYAVKRLRRLKVSLDEFGHTMRMVGKLRHPNLLPLVSFNSTPQEKLLVYTFQTNGSLLDLFQSYSEGKRAFPWRLRLRIAEGIARGLKFIHDQEEIISHHGIIKPSNIMLGHDHHPLISEYGYAKFVDTAPSMKGYAAPDTEKADVYSLGVILLELLTGKFVGLDLPRWVTTGEVLFDKDLSDVQMYAFPLLNVSLKCVARTSHDRPAVAEVLHKIEELVRAQQEDA from the exons ATGCGCCGATACCAAATCCTGCAGAAAATCggcaaattaattaaaaacttgGCCCACAAAAGATCCAACTGCACAAGGTTGATTATGAGGTTAGCAACACAGAAAACTGCAATcctagaagaagaagaagatcatCCCAAGTCGAGTTTAACGACATGGCAAGTGTGGAGTTTGTTCACACTTGGAGTTTTGATGATTCTTTTACTGGCAGGTCTCATACTGAAATGGAGACGaagaaaagaaagcaattgcAAGGAGGATGAATCATCAACCAAAGATATGGAGATGATGATGAAGCCTTCGGAGCTGGTGTTTTTTGTGGAGCAGGAGGAATGGTTCAAGGTGGAGGAGCTTCTAGAAGGGGTGGCTGAGCTCCGCACGCAGGGCTTCTGCAGCAGCCTATACGTGGTCCGCCTCAACAACGGCGCCGTCTACGCCGTCAAGCGACTCAGGAGACTCAAGGTCTCCTTGGACGAGTTCGGACACACGATGAGGATGGTAGGAAAGTTGAGGCATCCCAATCTTCTCCCTCTTGTTTCCTTCAACAGTACTCCTCAAGAGAAGCTTCTCGTCTACACATTTCAAACCAATGGGAGCCTGCTAGACCTCTTTCAAA GCTACAGTGAAGGCAAGAGGGCATTCCCATGGAGGCTTCGGCTGCGGATAGCAGAGGGTATAGCAAGAGGGTTGAAATTCATCCATGATCAAGAGGAGATCATCTCTCATCATGGGATCATCAAACCCTCCAACATCATGCTCGGCCACGACCACCACCCCCTCATAAGTGAGTATGGATACGCTAAGTTTGTGGACACGGCTCCCTCCATGAAGGGCTACGCGGCGCCGGACACGGAAAAGGCCGATGTGTACAGCTTGGGCGTGATCCTGCTGGAGCTGCTCACCGGGAAATTCGTCGGCCTAGACCTTCCGAGGTGGGTGACGACGGGAGAGGTACTGTTCGACAAGGACTTGTCGGATGTTCAAATGTATGCCTTCCCGCTGCTCAACGTCTCTCTCAAATGCGTGGCGCGCACCTCCCACGACAGGCCCGCCGTCGCCGAGGTTCTTCACAAGATTGAAGAGCTTGTCCGAGCTCAACAAGAAGATGCATAA
- the LOC130986215 gene encoding heterogeneous nuclear ribonucleoprotein 1-like isoform X2 — MEVDQGKLFIGGISWDTNEDRLKDYFETYGDVVEAVIMRDRTTGRARGFGFVVFADPAIAERVVKEKHMIDGRTVEAKKAVPRDDQHLINRNNGSMQGSPGPGRTKKIFVGGLASTISESDFKTYFDQFGTITDVVVMYDHNTQRPRGFGFITYDSEDAVDRVLHKTFHELNGKMVEVKRAVPKELSPGPSRSPLVGYNYGFTRANNFLNNYAQGYNLSSVGGYGVRMDGRYSPLASGRAGFSHFGSPAYGLGVNMEQGLSGGFGGGSNFNNNLGYGRVLNPYFASNQGRYNTPIGYNTSNSIGESFLNTSPRSVWGNGGLNASPNSAGSASYFGSASGGFGVFGNNGTNWGTSPVTGSLGGSSSGYNGGNFGYRGGDNSYAVGAGGFRRNTETGVATTSSFAASTGDYEGSYGDFYRSGSVYGDPTWQTASSELDNSNSFGYGLGNPEDVAAKDSEDYVVGYDLPNRQSSRGIAA, encoded by the exons ATGGAGGTGGATCAAGGTAAGCTCTTTATTGGTGGGATATCCTGGGACACAAATGAGGATCGTCTTAAAGATTATTTTGAAACATATGGGGATGTTGTGGAGGCAGTGATCATGAGAGACCGAACCACCGGTCGTGCTCGTGGCTTTGGATTTGTTGTCTTTGCAGACCCTGCCATTGCTGAGAGGGTGGTAAAGGAGAAGCACATGATTGATGGACGAACT GTGGAAGCTAAGAAAGCTGTTCCAAGGGATGACCAGCACCTTATAAATAGAAACAATGGCAGCATGCAAGGTTCACCAGGACCTGGACGTACAAAAAAGATATTTGTAGGAGGATTAGCATCAACTATTAGTGAGAGTGATTTTAAAACTTATTTCGATCAGTTTGGTACAATAACAGATGTTGTGGTGATGTACGATCACAATACGCAGAGGCCAAGAGGTTTTGGATTTATAACATATGATTCAGAGGACGCAGTAGATAGGGTGCTGCATAAAACATTCCATGAACTCAATGGTAAAATGGTTGAGGTAAAGCGAGCAGTTCCCAAAGAATTATCTCCGGGACCCAGCCGGAGCCCACTTGTTGGTTATAACTATGGTTTTACTAGAGCCAACAATTTCCTTAATAACTATGCCCAGGGATATAACCTAAGCTCAGTTGGAGGTTATGGAGTTAGGATGGATGGTAGATATAGTCCACTAGCTAGTGGTCGAGCTGGTTTCTCACATTTTGGTTCTCCTGCGTATGGACTGGGTGTCAATATGGAGCAAGGTTTGAGTGGTGGCTTTGGAGGGGGCTCTAACTTCAACAACAACTTAGGTTATGGTCGTGTTCTGAACCCATATTTTGCCAGTAACCAGGGCAGGTACAACACACCTATTGGTTACAATACAAGTAATAGTATAGGTGAATCTTTTCTAAACACTTCACCTAGAAGTGTATGGGGAAATGGTGGACTTAATGCTTCTCCAAATAGTGCTGGCTCTGCTTCATACTTTGGTTCTGCAAGTGGTGGTTTCGGAGTCTTTGGAAACAATGGAACAAACTGGGGCACTTCCCCTGTCACTGGGTCCCTTGGAGGAAGCTCTTCTGGCTACAATGGTGGAAACTTTGGCTACAGAGGTGGAGATAACAGTTATGCTGTGGGAGCAGGAGGATTCAGAAGAAACACTGAAACTGGTGTTGCCACAACATCTTCGTTTGCTGCTTCAACGGGTGATTATGAGGGATCCTACGGGGACTTTTACCGTAGTGGTTCTGTATATGGTGACCCAACTTGGCAAACTGCATCTTCTGAGCTGGATAATTCTAATTCGTTCGGTTATGGGCTTGGAAACCCAGAAGACGTTGCTGCTAAAGATTCTGAGGATTATGTGGTCGGTTATGACCTTCCAAATAGGCAATCCAGTAGAG GGATTGCTGCTTAG
- the LOC130986215 gene encoding heterogeneous nuclear ribonucleoprotein 1-like isoform X1 — MEVDQGKLFIGGISWDTNEDRLKDYFETYGDVVEAVIMRDRTTGRARGFGFVVFADPAIAERVVKEKHMIDGRTVEAKKAVPRDDQHLINRNNGSMQGSPGPGRTKKIFVGGLASTISESDFKTYFDQFGTITDVVVMYDHNTQRPRGFGFITYDSEDAVDRVLHKTFHELNGKMVEVKRAVPKELSPGPSRSPLVGYNYGFTRANNFLNNYAQGYNLSSVGGYGVRMDGRYSPLASGRAGFSHFGSPAYGLGVNMEQGLSGGFGGGSNFNNNLGYGRVLNPYFASNQGRYNTPIGYNTSNSIGESFLNTSPRSVWGNGGLNASPNSAGSASYFGSASGGFGVFGNNGTNWGTSPVTGSLGGSSSGYNGGNFGYRGGDNSYAVGAGGFRRNTETGVATTSSFAASTGDYEGSYGDFYRSGSVYGDPTWQTASSELDNSNSFGYGLGNPEDVAAKDSEDYVVGYDLPNRQSSRGNVSFILDLMLYPSLFSYI; from the exons ATGGAGGTGGATCAAGGTAAGCTCTTTATTGGTGGGATATCCTGGGACACAAATGAGGATCGTCTTAAAGATTATTTTGAAACATATGGGGATGTTGTGGAGGCAGTGATCATGAGAGACCGAACCACCGGTCGTGCTCGTGGCTTTGGATTTGTTGTCTTTGCAGACCCTGCCATTGCTGAGAGGGTGGTAAAGGAGAAGCACATGATTGATGGACGAACT GTGGAAGCTAAGAAAGCTGTTCCAAGGGATGACCAGCACCTTATAAATAGAAACAATGGCAGCATGCAAGGTTCACCAGGACCTGGACGTACAAAAAAGATATTTGTAGGAGGATTAGCATCAACTATTAGTGAGAGTGATTTTAAAACTTATTTCGATCAGTTTGGTACAATAACAGATGTTGTGGTGATGTACGATCACAATACGCAGAGGCCAAGAGGTTTTGGATTTATAACATATGATTCAGAGGACGCAGTAGATAGGGTGCTGCATAAAACATTCCATGAACTCAATGGTAAAATGGTTGAGGTAAAGCGAGCAGTTCCCAAAGAATTATCTCCGGGACCCAGCCGGAGCCCACTTGTTGGTTATAACTATGGTTTTACTAGAGCCAACAATTTCCTTAATAACTATGCCCAGGGATATAACCTAAGCTCAGTTGGAGGTTATGGAGTTAGGATGGATGGTAGATATAGTCCACTAGCTAGTGGTCGAGCTGGTTTCTCACATTTTGGTTCTCCTGCGTATGGACTGGGTGTCAATATGGAGCAAGGTTTGAGTGGTGGCTTTGGAGGGGGCTCTAACTTCAACAACAACTTAGGTTATGGTCGTGTTCTGAACCCATATTTTGCCAGTAACCAGGGCAGGTACAACACACCTATTGGTTACAATACAAGTAATAGTATAGGTGAATCTTTTCTAAACACTTCACCTAGAAGTGTATGGGGAAATGGTGGACTTAATGCTTCTCCAAATAGTGCTGGCTCTGCTTCATACTTTGGTTCTGCAAGTGGTGGTTTCGGAGTCTTTGGAAACAATGGAACAAACTGGGGCACTTCCCCTGTCACTGGGTCCCTTGGAGGAAGCTCTTCTGGCTACAATGGTGGAAACTTTGGCTACAGAGGTGGAGATAACAGTTATGCTGTGGGAGCAGGAGGATTCAGAAGAAACACTGAAACTGGTGTTGCCACAACATCTTCGTTTGCTGCTTCAACGGGTGATTATGAGGGATCCTACGGGGACTTTTACCGTAGTGGTTCTGTATATGGTGACCCAACTTGGCAAACTGCATCTTCTGAGCTGGATAATTCTAATTCGTTCGGTTATGGGCTTGGAAACCCAGAAGACGTTGCTGCTAAAGATTCTGAGGATTATGTGGTCGGTTATGACCTTCCAAATAGGCAATCCAGTAGAGGTAATGTTTCTTTTATTCTTGATCTAATGTTATACCCctctttattttcttatatttaa